A stretch of Besnoitia besnoiti strain Bb-Ger1 chromosome III, whole genome shotgun sequence DNA encodes these proteins:
- a CDS encoding hypothetical protein (encoded by transcript BESB_049160), with protein sequence MRLEFRHRPPPSLSVLRFVVAFLGMRAVARLSLSSAERLSRRRGGLSCFFLRRVSPPQRVRHSPEGCRRILFACSRVRRRAAEAGRRAENKLLQRATREAPQREKGARRREREREGCGGQRMLKEARRKNIRLKQATPGTQPLDGGRDGAAEEANERDAPRFTGREKTSGGLEMQKGA encoded by the coding sequence ATGAGGCTGGAGTTCAGGCACCGacctccgccgtctctttCTGTCCTTCGCTTCGTAGTTGCCTTCCTCGGcatgcgcgccgtcgctcgtctctccctctcctctgccgagcggctctcgcgccgccgcggcgggctcaGCTGCTTCTTTCTCCGTCGAGTGTCTCCGCCCCAGCGCGTGAGGCACTCCCCAGAGGGCTGCCGGCGAATCCTCTTCGCGTGCTCACGagtgagaaggcgcgcggccgaggcagggcgccgcgcggagaacaagctgctgcagagggcgacgcgagaagcgccgcagagagagaaaggcgcacgcaggagagagagagaaagagaaggatGCGGCGGACAGCGGATGCTGAAAGAAGCGCGAAGGAAGAACATAAGGCTGAAACAGGCGACGCCAGGGACACAGCCTCTGGATGGCGgaagagacggcgcggcagaagaggcaaacgagagagacgctCCGCGCTTcacagggagagagaaaacgagtgGAGGGCTGGAAATGCAGAAGGGCGCGTAG
- a CDS encoding hypothetical protein (encoded by transcript BESB_049170), with the protein MMEEGRASASTASRRKLPSGGESLDGSGDWLSPPRAPTAGISSLRRGWRTEDEERRGLVSPLGGVRRLSSDLQAGAEAERRRGLFGGLFAMPFSLFSFAPRRVLGAWRARAARLSERRDGDPRRGRSDYLRADLRKRRRASATRFLVLLVVFFVVAYTFASLFLSSLLSLRLPGPAADGGLSFFFSPVSLFFPAAEEGAWNAADAETPLSAISALSASLPRVSVEDFRHISSPLLFLLARDAAAFSPAVAEPSPLRSSLSLDADTAAAASSFLTEDAGGDAPEAAREATEGDSGVSSPLACVELLPFPAPSAAAAPSADAFALPEALLSALEEGAAADAPGSLQKEADDPWRRISGKARERVAQLLQATAPWLQERAALRAERPSGGKGGEHTAETDMPPRARGVYPSLSLFLPSWRAAVAEKRELSLRRGATSPSTAADLSRHLCVSYDRGYGVRFVSLLRAVAEPAGQPEATAALPGPAHDPPAFFGGMTAAEARREACQKHPSLYDGCSSLRVADAFASLPAGSPQAEEEARRAQGTRELAHMYWGGAEPLTAKELWAIDSFFAASPASTLRVHVLLPTAPEDEESLLVDDAPGADRTPQRDREPDGWFAFFAAWSRRRRDRMRRRVEDARALHLAQLQLFWRRGFDLQYVQHVSLKSYIRDTPLAPYGASLRVASLANHSALFGILRHARQATTADIMRALFLFKEGGLYLDMDFVTLRGFSELPAFLVCENPSFERTEEREREEARRRRRGDTEDKGNKEGDAEIRGASAAAQRAGRQFRDRRGFTVFRSCAPNNSVVKTGEKRHLFIRDILHFIAKKLAHASVGQLAMRAWGLLGPLAFRSVLYSRWVAAGAAGVAWEREVEEARDASAAAAANASRDLGGGAQQQPAAPHESHWYVLRFANSAPPPPPRGRRTAEGGGESGKIGENASGDDEGEDAREEDLGPLVRPLWLYGPLSFEPLLPAPGAGGRFPALESDLFWTDQGREEGFAELKKVAQSGHFYGLHLFAKTLLARRPAGFIASLAAEPNSVMSVLQSTFCAVYCGEEMLRIFVGDEQKQWISDVVLDKIKAVLSWL; encoded by the exons ATGATGGAAGAAGgtcgcgcttccgcctcgACTGCCTCTCGGCGGAAGTTGCCTTCTGGGGGGGAGTCCCTCGACGGCTCAGGAGACTGGCTGTCGCCTCCCCGCGCGCCGACCGCAGGGatctcctctcttcgccgagGTTGGCGCactgaagacgaagagcgccgcgggctggTGTCGCCTCTTGGCGGCGTTCGCAGGCTTTCCAGCGATttgcaggcgggcgcggaggcggagcggcgcagaggcctttTCGGGGGCCTGTTTGCGATgcccttctctcttttctccttcgcgccgcggcgggtgctgggcgcctggcgcgcgcgcgcagcgcggctctctgagaggcgagacggcgacccccgccgcggccgcagcgactACCTCCGCGCAGACCTgcgaaagcggagacgcgcgagcgccactCGCTTCCTCGTTCTGCTTGTCGTCTTTTTCGTCGTCGCGTACACCTTTGCGTCCCTCTTcttgtcttctcttctctccttgcGGCTCCCGGGGCCTgcagccgacggcggcctctcctttttcttctcccctgtctcgctcttcttccccgccgcggaggaaggtgCATGgaacgcggcggacgcggagacgccgctcaGCGCCATTTCcgcgctctccgcttccctgccgcgcgtctcggTCGAGGACTTCCGCCACATCAGCTCGCCTTTGCTgtttcttctcgcccgcgacgcagccgcttTCTCCCCCGCCGTGGCGgagccttctcctctgcgatcgtctctctcgctggacgcggacactgcggcggccgcgtcgtcgttcCTCACCGAGGatgccggcggagacgcgccggaggcggcgcgagaggcgaccgagggagacagcggagtctcctcgccgctggcgtGCGTCGAGCTGTTGCCCTTTccagcgccctccgcggccgccgccccgtcGGCGGACGCCTTTGCGCTGCCTGAGGCGCTCCTGTCCGCcctggaggagggcgcggcggcggacgccccAGGCTCTCTTCAGAAGGAAGCTGACGACCCGTGGCGACGCATAAGtgggaaggcgcgcgagcgggtcgcgcagctgctgcaggcgacggcgccgtggctgcaggagcgcgcggcgcttcgggcGGAGAGGCCCTCCGGCGGAAAGGGCGGCGAGCACACGGCGGAGACCGACatgccgcctcgcgcgcgtggagtCTATCCCAGCCTCTCGTTGTTTCTTCCAAGCTGGagagcggccgtcgccgagaAACGCGAgttgtctctgcgtcgcggcgcgacgtCGCCCTCAACCGCGGCAGACTTGTCGCGGCATCTGTGCGTCAGCTACGATCGCGGCTACGGCGtgcgcttcgtctcgcttttgcgcgcggtcgcggagcctGCGGGGCAGCCAgaagcgaccgccgcgcTTCCGGGGCCTGCTCACGACCCCCCCGCGTTTTTTGGAGGCATgacggcagcggaggcgaggcgcgaggcttgCCAGAAGCACCCCTCGCTGTATGACGGCTGCTCatcgctgcgcgtcgcggacgccttcgcctcgcttccgGCGGGATCTCCGCaggctgaggaggaggccaGACGGGCCCAGGGGACGCGCGAGCTGGCGCACATGTAttggggcggcgccgagccgctGACGGCAAAGGAGCTGTGGGCGATCGACAGCTTCtttgcggcgtctcccgcgagcACCCTCCGCGTGCACGTTCTGCTGCCCACCGCgccagaggacgaagagagtCTCCTCGTTGATgacgcgcccggcgcggacAGGACCCCGCAACGCGACCGGGAGCCGGACGGCTGgttcgctttcttcgcggcctggagccgacgacggagagatcgcatgcgccggcgagTGGAGGATGCGCGCGCACTTcatctcgcgcagctgcagctcttTTGGCGACGCGGATTCGACCTGCAGTACGTGCAACACGTGTCGCTCAAGAGTTACATTCGAG ACACGCCGTTGGCGCCGTAtggggcgtcgctgcgcgtcgcttcgctgGCGAACCACAGCGCGTTGTTTGGAATCCTGCGGcatgcgcggcaggcgacgacggcggacaTTATGCGCGCACTCTTTCTCTTCAAGGAGGGCGGGCTCTACCTGGACATGGACTTCGTgacgctgcgcggcttctccgAGCTGCCAGCATTCCTCGTCTGCGAAAATCCGAGCTTCGAGCGAACGGAGGAacgggagagggaggaggcgcgccgaaggcgacgggGGGACACAGAGGACAAAGGGAACAAGGAGGGCGATGCGGAGATCCGgggggcgtcggcggcggcgcagcgggcggggcggcagtTCCGCGACCGGCGGGGCTTTACGGTCTTCCGATCCTGTGCGCCGAATAACTCCGTGGTCAAGACgggcgagaagcgccacCTGTTCATCCGCGACATCTTGCACTTCATCGCGAAGAAGCTCGCACACGCGTCAGTGGGTCAACTCGCCATGCGCGCCTGGGGCTTGCTGggccctctcgccttccgctccGTCCTCTACAGCCGTTGGgtggctgcgggcgccgcaggggtCGCCTGGGAGCGCgaggtggaggaggcgcgcgacgcgtctgccgcggcggccgcgaacgCCTCCCGAgacctcggcggcggcgcgcagcagcagcctgccgcgcctcacGAGAGTCACTGGTACGTCTTGCGCTTCGCCaactcggcgccgccgccacccccGCGAGGTCGGCGCACggcggaaggggggggggaatcGGGAAAAATAGGCGAAAAtgccagcggcgacgacgagggcgaggacgcgcgcgaggaagacctAGGGCCTCTAGTGCGCCCGCTGTGGCTCTACGggcctctctccttcgagccgctgctgccggcgccgggggCCGGGGGGCGGTTTccggcgctggagagcgacCTCTTCTGGACGGACCAGGGGCGTGAGGAGGGGTTCGCGGAGCTGAAGAAGGTCGCGCAGAGCGGGCACTTCTACGGACTTCATTTGTTCGCCAAgacgcttctcgcgcgccggccggcggGCTTcatcgcctcgctcgccgctgaGCCGAACTCGGTCATGAGCGTCCTCCAGTCCACCTTCTGTGCGGTCTACTGCGGAGAGGAGATGCTGAGGATCTTTGTCGGCGATGAGCAGAAGCAGTGGATCTCCGATGTGGTCTTGGACAAAATCAAAGCTGTCCTCTCGTGGCTCTGA
- a CDS encoding hypothetical protein (encoded by transcript BESB_049180) — MAARIVPASVAHRPARAAAGDLEASAEEEAGGVAGVERLSPRRFLAFLAVCIVVALTLHVMVLSALVNRVLGTSPLPEISVFHAAHELDEALGLAPASSLHSLFAHSASAGSWRSRQGKEGDDVEGEEAVGDMAGVLPARIPSLREVAEMLFPPLSTQTFAFLSSPRLLFLLTSSEREMTSAFEAAQRETEGEAEGGAEEAVGPASGGTGMRTQAEGDAADSPFRCISLLPVSQTSPEVSLSAPVAPPSLSPSAAAAPMMKRDPRWPYRHPQYLPEDLTRAPGAEAVSSHLLASPFFANTFLQRKATRDERENGDVRGRSLRLYMQQLRDARLAALEKIKAPWLLERATGDPMGFVSVRLSSWRRSLQTGAVIPLAGVYIHPASPKPPTPERPALPGDPSRAPNAGAAEELDGKKEARETKASADPGAEEWNGDALPRALLKEQLCSTYDPHYGVRVLGLLSAFADPVALEATESAPAESAREIAEKPPDRSGGEASPLQAKLRSAWGENAATPCSPSLSLYSGCSRLKVYPFSLAHLHGPPGAAEDGGRLASPSSPFDPPALASEPDGTPSDSASQTEEAEETRRPDAAAETQTREAGRGLVYHAFWGSSNALPGRALWTLDSLFAAMPRVTVRLHVLLPAPAKEIKALRVALKSFQGAAGEAEAETQAAAASHREGAEEGSGPADEAPRKREWIGLVRHWLRRKREESKEQESRRARALHLSQLQLFWRQGFDLQYIQHIDLRAYFQDTPLARHDLEKLELNMWATVSEYFGFFRRARASALIDLLKTAALFKEGGTLIDLDVVSLQQASHLPSQVFFCENSPAQQTAAAAAGTEAQAAPQGTAEEGHADLPFCSVSDAFVKSVNPRSSFLKRVLERQSELLDRWGTDEALRLAFGGLGPRVFSRVFREEFYGDAREGVREKVRFSQFAPPPSFWPRCASRRRPREERTGEEDGRSPEDSERPPSGGLATHEEPADDKTSAGRNDTPDREPSQCTTSEERIWVYGPSSFAPLSGGRAGVSPSAHDAAFWVNEKLDEGAALFNQVVRDSNVMAWVTHTKAIAETRGDLGDLLRENPHSFMGMMQATYCRLYCGPEMLHLFAGKAIQQGVLEGLLSKLVTFVLWLRGSQPVGGDT; from the exons ATGGCTGCGCGCATCGTTCCTGCCTCGGTGGCGCATCGCccggcgcgtgctgctgccggcgacctggaggcgagcgctgaggaggaagcagggGGGGTCGCGGGCGTGGAGCGAttgtcgccgcggcgtttTCTGGCTTTTCTCGCTGTGTGCATTGTCGTTGCGCTGACGCTTCACGTGATGGTGCTATCTGCGCTGGTGAACCGCGTGTTGGGAACTTCGCCGCTTCCAGAGATATCCGTCTTCCACGCGGCGCACGAGCTCGACGAGGCACTGGGgctggcgccggcctcctcgctccattctctcttcgctcACTCGGCATCCGCGGGGAGTTGGAGGTCCCGACaggggaaggagggcgacgacgtcgagggcgaagaagcggtCGGGGACATGGCGGGCGTGCTGCCCGCGCGCATTCCGTCCCTCCGCGAGGTAGCCGAGATGCTGTTtccgccgctctccacgcagacgttcgcgtttctttcctcgccgcgcctcctctttctgcttACTTCCTCCGAGCGCGAAATGACAAGCGCCTTCGAGGCCGCCCAGAGAGAGACTGAGGGAGAAGCTGAAGGCGGGGCGGAAGAGGCCGTCGGGCCTGCCAGCGGCGGCACAGGGATGCGAACCCAAGCAGAGGGCGATGCCGCTGACTCGCCATTCCGATGCATTTCCCTGCTGCCGGTCTCGCAGACCTCCCCTGAggtttcgctctctgcgcctgtggcgccgccgtcgctttctccctccgctgccgcggctccaATGATGAAACGGGACCCGCGTTGGCCGTACAGGCATCCGCAGTACTTGCCGGAGGACCTGACGAGGGCGCCTGGGGCTGAAGCCGTCTCTTCGCATCTGCTGGCGTCGCCCTTCTTTGCAAATACCTTTCTTCAAAGGAAAGCcacgcgcgacgagcgcgagaaTGGTGACGTCCGGggccgctcgctgcgcctctacatgcagcagctgcgcgatgCACGTCTCGCAGCTCTTGAGAAGATTAAAGCGCCCTGGCTGCTCGAGCGCGCGACCGGCGACCCCATGGGATTCGTGTCTGTGCGGCTGTCCAGCTGGCGCAGGTCGCTGCAGACAGGCGCCGTCATTCCCCTGGCTGGGGTGTATATACACCCCGCGAGCCCGAAGCCCCCGACCCCGGAGAGACCCGCTCTCCCCGGGGACCCAAGCAGAGCCCCGAATGCAGGAGCTGCCGAGGAGCTCGATGGCAAAAAGGAGGCCAGAGAGACAAAGGCCTCGGCGGATCCTGGCGCAGAAGAGTGGAATGGGGACGCCTTACCCCGAGCCCTCTTAAAGGAGCAGCTCTGCTCGACGTATGACCCGCATTACGGCGTGAGGGTTCTCGGCCTCCtgtccgccttcgccgaccCTGTGGCGCTCGAAGCGACCGAatctgcgcctgcagagtcAGCCAGGGAGATCGCCGAGAAACCCCCAGACCGctccggcggagaggcgtcgcctctgcaggcgaagcTCCGCAGTGCCTGGGGGGAGAATGCCGCGACGCcttgctcgccgtcgctttcGCTTTACAGTGGTTGTTCCCGGCTGAAGGTCTACCcgttctcgctcgcgcatCTCCACGGGCCccccggcgctgcggaggacggcgggcggcttgcgtcgccgtcttccccCTTCgatccgccggcgctcgcctccgaaCCTGACGGGACTCCGTCCGATTCGGCTtcgcagacggaggaggcggaggagacgaggcgcccagacgcggcggcggagacgcagacgcgagaggcggggcGGGGCCTGGTGTACCACGCGTTCTGGGGAAGCTCGAACGCGCTGCCTGGTCGCGCGTTGTGGACGCTGGATAGCTTGTTCGCCGCCATGCCTCGAGTGACGGTTCGCCTCCACGTTCTcttgccggcgcccgcgaaagAGATAAAGGCGCTGAGGGTGGCGCTCAAAAGCTTTCAgggagccgcgggcgaggcggaggcggagacgcaggccgcggcggccagcCACcgggagggcgcagaggagggctCCGGGCCTGCAGATGAGGCGCCTCGGAAACGGGAGTGGATTGGGTTGGTGCGGCACTGGCTGCggcgaaagcgagaagaaagcaaagaacaagaatcccggcgagcgcgcgcactccacctctcgcagctgcagctcttCTGGCGACAGGGCTTCGATCTTCAGTACATTCAACACATCGACCTCCGCGCCTACTTCCAAG ACACGCCTCTGGCTCGCCACGACCTTGAAAAGCTGGAGCTGAACATGTGGGCGACGGTGAGCGAGTATTTCGGTTTTTTCCGTCGCGCGAGAGCCTCTGCGCTGATTGATCTGCTCAAAACTGCCGCGCTCTTCAAAGAAGGCGGCACGCTGATTGATCTGGATGTAGTTTCCCTACAGCAAGCGTCGCATCTTCCCTCGCAGGTGTTTTTCTGTGAGAATTCGCCagcgcagcagacagcggcagcggcggcgggcaccgaggcgcaggcggcgccgcaagGCACAGCGGAGGAGGGTCACGCAGACCTCCCGTTCTGCAGCGTTAGCGACGCGTTTGTCAAATCTGTGAACCCAAGAAGCTCGTTTTTGAAGAGAGTACTGGAGCGACAGAGTGAGCTGTTGGACCGCTGGGGGACAGACGAGGCGTTGAGACTTGCGTTCGGCGGTCTCGGgccgcgcgtcttcagcaGAGTGTTCAGAGAGGAATTCTACGGCGACGCTAGAGAGGGCGTGCGGGAGAAGGTGCGATTTTCTCAGtttgcgccgccgccttcgtttTGGCCTCGTTGTGCatctcggcggcgccctaGGGAAGAACGGACTGGAGAAGAGGACGGACGGTCACCCGAGGACAGCGAACGCCCTCCAAGCGGCGGCCTGGCAACTCATGAGGAGCCTGCAGACGACAAAACGAGCGCAGGAAGGAATGACACTCCAGATCGCGAACCGAGCCAATGCACCACGAGTGAAGAGCGCATTTGGGTCTACGGCCCGTCGTCGTTTGCGCCCTTGTCGGGCGGGCGAGCGGGAGTGTCGCCGAGTGCACACGATGCCGCTTTTTGGGTAAATGAGAAACTTGACGAGGGAGCTGCACTCTTCAACCAAGTCGTTCGAGACAGCAACGTCATGGCGTGGGTAACCCACACCAAGGCCatcgcagagacgcgcggagacttGGGCGATCTCTTGAGGGAAAACCCCCATTCATTCATGGGCATGATGCAGGCTACGTACTGCCGTCTCTACTGCGGCCCCGAAATGCTGCATTTGTTCGCTGGAAAGGCGATACAGCAGGGGGTTTTGGAAGGATTATTGTCAAAGCTGGTGACGTTCGTTCTGTGGTTGAGAGGAAGCCAACCCGTCGGCGGTGACACCTAG
- a CDS encoding hypothetical protein (encoded by transcript BESB_049190), with protein MPALSMVLHQSGGGEPFSEVLVSAPSWKVLVSAPSWKVLVSSPSWKVLVSSPSWKVLVFAPSWKVLVFAPSWKVLVSSPSWKVLVSSPSWKVLVSSPSWKVLVSSPSWKVLVSSPSWKVLVSSPSWKVLVSSPSWKVLVSSPSWKVLVSAPSWKVLVSSPSWKVLVSSPSWKVLVSSPSWKVLVSSPSWKVLVSAPSWKVLVSSPSWTVLVSSPSWKALVSSPSWKVLVFAPSWKVLVFAPSWKVLVSSPSWKVLVFAPSWKVLVPLLPHSWVLSTWELEAPGNTERLSDPSKVPLDPASSPPSGMVMSTEGFAAGSSAADTAQNTVPLTTPLSNSASATGAREVNVILTA; from the exons ATGCCTGCGCTCTCGATGGTTCTACATCAGTCCGGAGGGGGAGAGCCTTTCTCGGAG GTGCTGgtgtctgcgccgtcgtggAAGGTGCTGgtgtctgcgccgtcgtggAAGGTGCTggtgtcttcgccgtcgtggaAGGTGCTggtgtcttcgccgtcgtggaAGGTGCTGGTGTTTGCGCCGTCGTGGAAGGTGCTGGTGTTTGCGCCGTCGTGGAAGGTGCTggtgtcttcgccgtcgtggaAGGTGCTggtgtcttcgccgtcgtggaAGGTGCTggtgtcttcgccgtcgtggaAGGTGCTggtgtcttcgccgtcgtggaAGGTGCTggtgtcttcgccgtcgtggaAGGTGCTggtgtcttcgccgtcgtggaAGGTGCTggtgtcttcgccgtcgtggaAGGTGCTggtgtcttcgccgtcgtggaAGGTGCTGgtgtctgcgccgtcgtggAAGGTGCTggtgtcttcgccgtcgtggaAGGTGCTggtgtcttcgccgtcgtggaAGGTGCTggtgtcttcgccgtcgtggaAGGTGCTggtgtcttcgccgtcgtggaAGGTGCTGgtgtctgcgccgtcgtggAAGGTGCTggtgtcttcgccgtcgtggaCGGTGCTggtgtcttcgccgtcgtggaAGGCGCTggtgtcttcgccgtcgtggaAGGTGCTGGTGTTTGCGCCGTCGTGGAAGGTGCTGGTGTTTGCGCCGTCGTGGAAGGTGCTggtgtcttcgccgtcgtggaAGGTGCTGGTGTTTGCGCCGTCGTGGAAGGTGCTGGTACCTCTGTTGCCACACTCGTGGGTCCTGA GTACTTGGGAGCTCGAGGCACCAGGCAACACGGAGCGGTTATCGGACCCGTCTAAAGTTCCATTGGACCCGG CATCCAGTCCTCCTTCAGGAATGGTGATGTCGACAGAGGGCTTCGCGGCGGGTTCTTCCGCGGCCGACACGGCGCAGAACACCGTGCCGCTTACGACACCATTGAGCAACAGCGCAAGCGccacaggcgcgcgagaggttAACGTCATCCTCACAGCGTAG